DNA sequence from the Terriglobia bacterium genome:
ACGGTGACCGTCAACACCCCAAGGAAAGTCGCAACACCCAGCATCGCCGACGCCAGCCACGCCACTCGCTTGCTGTGACCGCCGGCCAGCATGATGGAAGACGCGGTAAATCCCTCGGGAATCTTGTGCAGCAGCACCGCCAGGGAGATGACCCAGCCCAGCCAGCTTGACACGAGAAATCCTGAGGCGATGGCGATACCGTCAAAGAAAGTGTGGATCACCAGCCCGAAAATCACCGAGTACACGCGGTGGCCGTCAGAGAATTCTTCCTTGTGGGTCTCTTCGCCAAAATGGAAGTGCGCGGTGACGGTGTGCTCGAAAAAGTGGACGATGAAATAGCCCGCCAGCAGCAGCAGCGGCGCGCTGGGTCCGGAGACGCGAATGCTCTCCGGCAACATCTCCAGCAGCGACGTGCTCAGCATGAAGCCCGCGCCCACCGCGATGAAATATCGCAGATACCGCTGGTCC
Encoded proteins:
- a CDS encoding ZIP family metal transporter, translating into MGSITTSILLGLLAAAANAFGGAVIVQKDWDQRYLRYFIAVGAGFMLSTSLLEMLPESIRVSGPSAPLLLLAGYFIVHFFEHTVTAHFHFGEETHKEEFSDGHRVYSVIFGLVIHTFFDGIAIASGFLVSSWLGWVISLAVLLHKIPEGFTASSIMLAGGHSKRVAWLASAMLGVATFLGVLTVTVFTRSLRAGLPLSAGVTLYVAASDLIPEVNREPGTLVALAVFAGVGMFLLLQHFFH